The following proteins are encoded in a genomic region of Haloarcula marina:
- a CDS encoding O-methyltransferase, translating into MDETPLPEVTEQFARTLAPEPDAVIEEMDAKADREGFPTVGPAVGGWLRLLARLTDAERVFEFGSGFGYSAYWMAPALPADGEIVLTEIDADELDEAREFLARGGYADRAAFEHGDAIDIVDAYDGPFDVVLVDNEKDRYAEAFEAVREKVPVGGVVAADNAIEAGPLDFDDVRALLAGEDVDANDMSRGIAAYLERVRDDPDFETGLLPLGEGVAVSVRVA; encoded by the coding sequence ATGGACGAGACGCCGCTGCCAGAGGTGACCGAACAGTTCGCCCGAACGCTCGCGCCCGAACCCGACGCCGTCATCGAGGAGATGGACGCGAAGGCCGACCGAGAGGGATTCCCGACGGTCGGTCCGGCCGTCGGCGGGTGGCTTCGACTGCTCGCGCGCCTGACCGACGCCGAACGCGTCTTCGAGTTCGGGTCCGGGTTCGGCTACTCCGCGTACTGGATGGCCCCCGCGCTCCCCGCGGACGGCGAAATCGTGCTGACCGAAATCGACGCCGACGAACTCGACGAAGCGCGCGAGTTCCTCGCTCGCGGGGGGTACGCCGACCGCGCGGCGTTCGAACACGGCGACGCCATCGACATCGTCGACGCCTACGACGGCCCCTTCGACGTGGTGCTCGTCGACAACGAGAAGGACCGCTACGCGGAGGCGTTCGAGGCGGTTCGCGAGAAAGTCCCCGTCGGCGGCGTCGTCGCCGCGGACAACGCCATCGAGGCCGGACCGCTGGACTTCGACGACGTGCGGGCCCTCCTCGCGGGCGAGGACGTGGACGCCAACGACATGAGTCGCGGTATCGCGGCCTATCTCGAACGAGTGCGGGACGACCCGGACTTCGAGACGGGCCTGCTCCCGCTGGGGGAGGGCGTCGCCGTCAGCGTCCGGGTCGCCTGA
- a CDS encoding mechanosensitive ion channel family protein translates to MSRPVGYLSLVVALLCAAGGVVVQRIGIEGAIEGIAVSLLLTKALSLLAVAFATYGCYRVALGAYDQRTRDKRRRHDAKNLFRLGFGIAGTLAALGIATEQWVGLLFSLGVVGFAVTFALQQPLFSLLGWFYIMVKRPYQVGDRVAIEDSKGDVVEVSFLVTTLWEINGDLVSSNQPSGRSITLPNSVVLSSHVKNFTQEEFPFIWNELSIQVAYETDFEYATETMLTVADDYLGDEMANRIANYRDRLAETPVELEVQDRPTVNVVQEESWVEFRLRYLVHPRRGQRVKNELYKRILAAFNEDPERVRFPVSRNR, encoded by the coding sequence GTGAGTCGACCGGTCGGCTATCTATCGTTGGTCGTCGCTCTCCTCTGTGCCGCCGGGGGCGTCGTGGTCCAGCGAATCGGGATCGAAGGTGCCATCGAGGGGATAGCGGTGTCGCTCCTGCTCACGAAGGCGCTCTCGTTGCTGGCCGTCGCGTTCGCTACCTACGGCTGTTATCGGGTGGCGCTGGGCGCGTACGACCAGCGGACGCGGGACAAGCGCCGCCGACACGACGCGAAGAACCTCTTCCGTCTCGGGTTCGGCATCGCGGGGACGCTCGCGGCGCTGGGCATCGCCACCGAGCAGTGGGTCGGCCTGCTGTTCTCGCTGGGTGTGGTCGGGTTCGCGGTGACCTTCGCGCTCCAGCAACCGCTGTTCTCGTTGCTCGGATGGTTCTACATCATGGTCAAGCGCCCGTATCAGGTCGGCGACCGGGTGGCAATCGAGGACTCGAAGGGCGACGTGGTCGAAGTCTCCTTCCTCGTGACGACGCTGTGGGAGATAAACGGCGACCTCGTCTCCTCGAACCAGCCTTCGGGGCGGAGCATCACCCTCCCCAACAGCGTCGTGCTCTCCTCGCACGTCAAGAACTTCACGCAAGAGGAGTTCCCCTTCATCTGGAACGAACTGTCGATTCAGGTGGCCTACGAGACGGACTTCGAGTACGCCACCGAGACGATGCTGACCGTCGCCGACGATTACCTCGGCGACGAGATGGCCAACCGCATCGCGAACTACCGCGACCGACTGGCCGAGACGCCCGTCGAACTCGAAGTGCAGGACCGGCCGACGGTCAACGTCGTCCAAGAGGAGTCGTGGGTGGAGTTCCGCCTGCGCTATCTGGTTCACCCCCGGCGCGGTCAGCGCGTGAAGAACGAACTGTACAAGCGCATCCTCGCGGCGTTCAACGAGGACCCGGAGCGCGTGCGGTTCCCGGTCAGCCGCAACCGCTGA
- the ptsH1 gene encoding phosphocarrier protein HPr, translating into MERVIEVVPEAGLHARPASKFVQTVNQYDATVTVGRADDDGDPVPGNSMLSVTGLNVQHGESVRLVAEGDDAADVLDALEEILTTPVEEEAS; encoded by the coding sequence ATGGAACGCGTCATCGAAGTCGTCCCGGAAGCCGGTTTGCACGCCCGACCAGCCTCGAAGTTCGTCCAGACCGTCAACCAGTACGACGCGACGGTGACCGTCGGGAGGGCAGACGACGACGGCGACCCCGTCCCGGGCAACAGTATGCTTTCGGTCACCGGCCTGAACGTCCAGCACGGCGAGTCGGTCCGTCTGGTCGCCGAGGGCGACGACGCCGCGGACGTACTCGACGCTCTGGAGGAGATTCTGACGACGCCCGTGGAGGAGGAGGCGTCGTGA
- the ptsP gene encoding phosphoenolpyruvate--protein phosphotransferase — protein MTTVTGVGSTPLSGVGTVRWYRPDEALDLPDRPDPEAVDPERERDRFESARDSVREDIRRAHDRAAERVGDEEAAVFEAHEQFLDDPQLVDGIEATIDDGVTAEHAVDDVFGEFVAQFEGMEGRMAERADDLRDVRDRLLRELLDVDAVDLSALPDGTVLLAERLTPSDTAGLDPDAVAGIATVTGGRTSHAAIIARSLAIPAVVGVGEALEEIPDGATVLVDGEAGEVVLDPSEGRRAAVSELDAPVVDDHVATADGREIEVAANVGRPAELDPAVARGADGIGLFRTEFLFLDRDAPPDEDEQFDAITAALDAFPTDRVVVRTLDVGGDKQVPYLDLPEEPNPFLGQRGVRLSLGDHADLFETQLRALLRAAATEHGADLAVMVPMVARVEEVDAVREQVESVAAALESEGVEYAMPELGAMVETPAASFVADALAERLDFLSIGTNDLTQYVMAADRENDGVADLHDPLHPAVLRAIDRTVDAAHEGGAWVGMCGEMAGDPDLTELLVGLGLDELSMSAVTVPAVKQRVRDTDTDAAEALASEVLACETRAEVGGALGL, from the coding sequence GTGACGACGGTCACCGGCGTCGGGAGTACGCCGCTGTCGGGCGTCGGGACCGTCCGGTGGTACCGGCCCGACGAGGCGCTGGACCTTCCGGACCGACCGGACCCCGAGGCGGTCGACCCCGAACGGGAGCGCGACCGCTTCGAGAGCGCCAGAGACAGCGTCCGCGAGGACATCCGGCGTGCCCACGACCGGGCGGCGGAACGCGTCGGCGACGAGGAGGCCGCCGTCTTCGAGGCCCACGAGCAGTTCCTCGACGACCCGCAACTGGTCGACGGCATCGAAGCTACCATCGACGACGGGGTGACCGCGGAGCACGCCGTCGACGACGTGTTCGGCGAGTTCGTTGCCCAGTTCGAGGGCATGGAGGGCCGGATGGCCGAACGCGCCGACGACCTGCGGGACGTGCGCGACCGACTTCTGCGCGAACTGCTCGACGTGGACGCCGTCGACCTCTCGGCGCTTCCCGACGGGACGGTGTTGCTCGCGGAGCGACTCACGCCGAGCGACACCGCCGGACTCGACCCCGACGCCGTCGCGGGCATCGCCACGGTCACCGGCGGGCGCACCTCACACGCCGCCATCATCGCTCGCTCGCTGGCGATTCCGGCCGTCGTCGGCGTCGGCGAGGCACTCGAAGAGATTCCCGACGGCGCGACGGTCCTCGTCGACGGCGAGGCGGGTGAAGTCGTCCTCGACCCGAGCGAAGGGCGGCGGGCCGCGGTTTCGGAACTTGACGCGCCGGTCGTCGACGACCACGTCGCGACGGCCGACGGCCGCGAAATCGAGGTGGCCGCGAACGTCGGTCGGCCCGCCGAGTTGGACCCCGCCGTCGCGCGCGGCGCGGACGGTATCGGCCTCTTTCGCACGGAGTTCCTGTTTCTGGACCGCGATGCGCCGCCGGACGAAGACGAGCAGTTTGACGCGATTACGGCCGCGTTGGACGCCTTCCCCACCGACCGCGTCGTCGTCCGCACCCTCGACGTGGGCGGCGACAAGCAGGTCCCGTATCTTGACCTCCCCGAGGAACCGAACCCGTTCCTCGGACAGCGCGGTGTCAGACTGTCGCTCGGCGACCACGCCGACCTCTTCGAGACGCAGTTGCGGGCCCTCTTGCGCGCGGCGGCGACCGAACACGGGGCGGACCTCGCGGTGATGGTCCCGATGGTCGCCCGCGTCGAGGAAGTCGATGCCGTCCGAGAGCAGGTCGAGTCGGTCGCGGCGGCCCTCGAAAGCGAGGGCGTCGAGTACGCGATGCCGGAACTGGGCGCGATGGTCGAGACGCCCGCCGCCTCGTTCGTCGCCGACGCGCTCGCCGAACGACTGGACTTCCTCTCTATCGGGACGAACGACCTCACCCAGTACGTGATGGCCGCCGACCGCGAGAACGATGGGGTCGCGGACTTGCACGACCCGCTTCATCCGGCCGTCTTGCGGGCCATCGACCGCACCGTCGACGCCGCGCACGAGGGCGGCGCGTGGGTCGGGATGTGCGGCGAAATGGCCGGTGATCCCGACCTGACGGAACTGCTCGTCGGCCTCGGGTTGGACGAACTCTCTATGAGCGCCGTCACCGTCCCCGCGGTCAAACAGCGGGTTCGGGACACCGACACCGACGCCGCCGAAGCGCTCGCGAGCGAGGTGCTGGCGTGCGAGACGCGCGCCGAGGTGGGCGGGGCGTTGGGTCTGTAG
- a CDS encoding pyridoxamine 5'-phosphate oxidase family protein, translating to MSRINLDAVEITDFLESHRTGVICLGRENDGYGVPLSYMYREEDSSIYFRMGYAPGSQKRKFLDATEQATFVVYDQTGEGWTSVVAEGELQVLTESNIDSAVEEATKKLDIPYFEVHDRPVDDLEFNVVRLRVTKLNGIAEGHDGT from the coding sequence ATGAGTCGAATCAACCTCGACGCCGTCGAGATAACCGACTTCTTGGAGAGTCACCGAACCGGCGTCATCTGTCTCGGCCGCGAGAACGACGGCTACGGCGTTCCGCTCTCGTACATGTACCGCGAGGAGGATTCGAGCATCTACTTCCGGATGGGCTACGCGCCCGGCAGTCAGAAACGGAAGTTCCTCGACGCGACCGAACAGGCGACGTTCGTCGTCTACGACCAGACCGGTGAGGGGTGGACGAGCGTCGTCGCCGAGGGCGAACTCCAAGTCCTGACCGAGAGCAACATCGACTCCGCCGTCGAGGAGGCCACCAAGAAACTCGACATTCCGTACTTCGAGGTCCACGACCGCCCGGTCGACGACTTGGAGTTCAACGTCGTCCGCCTGCGCGTGACCAAACTCAACGGCATCGCGGAGGGCCACGACGGGACCTGA
- the dhaM gene encoding dihydroxyacetone kinase phosphoryl donor subunit DhaM, with product MVGLVVVSHSAKAAEGIAEVAAEMGGDTRIEPVGGDGQGGFGTVPDAIEDALDAADGGDGVVVLVDLGSAVMNADVAIEMSDVDAVIADAPVLEGAVNAAVAATSPKATLDSVREQAEAARDIAKL from the coding sequence ATGGTCGGTCTGGTCGTCGTCTCCCACAGCGCGAAAGCGGCCGAGGGTATCGCGGAGGTGGCCGCAGAGATGGGCGGGGACACCCGCATCGAACCGGTCGGTGGCGACGGGCAGGGCGGGTTCGGAACCGTCCCGGACGCCATCGAAGACGCTCTGGACGCGGCCGACGGGGGCGACGGCGTCGTCGTCCTCGTGGACCTCGGGAGCGCGGTGATGAACGCCGACGTGGCTATCGAGATGAGCGACGTGGACGCGGTCATCGCCGACGCCCCGGTGCTGGAGGGCGCGGTCAACGCCGCCGTGGCCGCGACGAGTCCGAAGGCCACGCTGGACTCGGTCCGCGAACAGGCCGAGGCGGCCCGCGACATCGCCAAACTCTGA
- the dhaL gene encoding dihydroxyacetone kinase subunit DhaL translates to MSADGEAVVAAVRAVADRIEAERSYLTDLDSAIGDADHGGNMARGWTAAAEKAAEMDDPEPADVVKTVGKTLMSEVGGASGPLYGGSLVFASPDLEDGITAESAVAFAETYLEKVQDRGDARVGDKTMVDALTPAVHTFKKSVETDDLTPLEALAKAVDAAERGVAFTVPIRASKGRASYLGWRSVGHQDPGATSTLYIMEELLGVAQERVDGTEELDRDAASPTIPDGEEGAED, encoded by the coding sequence ATGAGCGCGGACGGCGAGGCGGTGGTCGCGGCGGTCCGAGCGGTCGCCGACCGCATCGAGGCCGAGCGGAGCTATCTGACCGACCTCGACTCGGCCATCGGGGACGCCGACCACGGCGGGAACATGGCCCGCGGGTGGACGGCGGCCGCCGAGAAAGCCGCGGAGATGGACGACCCGGAACCGGCCGACGTTGTCAAGACCGTCGGGAAGACGCTCATGTCGGAGGTCGGCGGCGCGTCGGGACCGCTGTACGGCGGGTCCCTCGTCTTCGCCAGTCCGGACCTCGAAGACGGTATCACCGCCGAGAGCGCCGTCGCGTTCGCCGAGACGTACTTGGAGAAGGTCCAAGACAGGGGCGACGCCCGCGTCGGCGACAAGACGATGGTCGACGCGCTGACGCCCGCGGTCCACACGTTCAAGAAGTCAGTCGAGACGGACGACCTCACGCCGCTGGAAGCGCTGGCGAAGGCCGTCGACGCGGCCGAACGCGGCGTCGCGTTCACCGTCCCGATTCGTGCCTCGAAAGGCCGTGCCTCCTACCTCGGATGGCGCTCTGTGGGCCATCAGGACCCCGGCGCGACGAGCACGCTGTACATCATGGAGGAACTGCTCGGCGTCGCACAGGAGCGGGTAGACGGCACCGAGGAACTCGACCGGGACGCCGCGTCGCCGACTATCCCCGACGGCGAGGAGGGCGCGGAGGACTGA
- the dhaK gene encoding dihydroxyacetone kinase subunit DhaK: protein MKKLINDPDDVVDEMLDGMVAAYPEAVRRLSDTNVLVRADAPVDGKVGVVSGGGSGHEPTHAGYLGDGMLDGAAAGEVFTSPTADELEEMVAAADSGEGVLMVIKNYEGDVMNFETAGEMVEMEGTNVAEVVVDDDVAVEDSLYTSGRRGVCGTILVHKAAGAKAAEGADLGEVQRVAQKVVDNVGTMGMALTSCVTPEKGEPTFDLGEDEIELGIGIHGEPGVERTDIMDADAITTELTESVLDDLELDDGQEVMTIVNGMGGTPLMELFVVNRKLQEILGDHGLETWDSWVGDYMTSLDMAGCSITVCAVDDELKDLLSAPADTPALTVK, encoded by the coding sequence ATGAAGAAACTCATCAACGACCCCGACGACGTGGTCGACGAGATGCTCGACGGTATGGTGGCTGCGTATCCGGAGGCGGTACGACGGCTCTCGGATACGAATGTCCTCGTCCGCGCGGACGCCCCGGTCGACGGGAAAGTCGGCGTCGTCAGCGGCGGCGGGAGCGGACACGAACCGACACACGCGGGCTACCTCGGCGACGGGATGCTCGACGGGGCGGCGGCGGGCGAGGTGTTCACGTCGCCGACGGCCGACGAACTGGAGGAGATGGTCGCCGCCGCCGACAGCGGCGAGGGCGTCCTGATGGTCATCAAGAACTACGAGGGCGACGTGATGAACTTCGAGACGGCCGGTGAGATGGTCGAGATGGAGGGAACGAACGTCGCGGAAGTGGTCGTCGACGACGACGTGGCCGTCGAGGACTCGCTGTACACCTCCGGCCGCCGCGGCGTCTGCGGGACGATTCTGGTCCACAAGGCCGCCGGGGCGAAGGCCGCCGAAGGCGCGGACTTAGGGGAAGTCCAGCGCGTCGCTCAGAAGGTCGTCGACAACGTCGGCACGATGGGGATGGCGCTCACTTCGTGTGTCACCCCGGAGAAGGGCGAACCCACCTTCGACCTGGGCGAGGACGAAATCGAACTCGGCATCGGTATCCACGGCGAACCCGGCGTCGAACGGACCGACATCATGGACGCCGACGCCATCACGACGGAACTCACCGAGTCCGTACTGGACGACCTCGAACTCGACGACGGGCAGGAGGTGATGACCATCGTCAACGGCATGGGCGGCACGCCGCTGATGGAACTGTTCGTCGTCAACCGCAAACTGCAGGAGATACTCGGCGACCACGGACTGGAGACGTGGGACTCGTGGGTCGGCGACTACATGACCTCGCTCGACATGGCCGGGTGTTCCATCACCGTCTGCGCCGTCGACGACGAACTCAAGGACCTGCTGAGTGCACCGGCCGACACTCCCGCGCTGACGGTGAAATGA
- a CDS encoding thioredoxin family protein, giving the protein MVELDSESNVLQRGDAAPSFELPGADGETYALADFADDSALLVVFTCNHCPYAKAKIPELNRLSEEYDDLAVVGINPNDAEAYPDDSFERMRELVADGTVGYDAYLYDEDQSVAAAYGARCTPDPFLFENDDGTFRLAYHGRLDDAPNPDDEPSEREMAGHVETLLAGGELTATEKPSRGCSIKWKVDNEPAYWNQ; this is encoded by the coding sequence ATGGTCGAACTCGATTCGGAATCCAACGTACTGCAACGCGGCGACGCCGCACCGTCGTTCGAACTGCCGGGTGCGGACGGCGAGACGTACGCGCTCGCAGACTTCGCGGACGACTCGGCCCTGCTGGTCGTGTTCACCTGTAACCACTGTCCCTACGCGAAGGCGAAGATTCCGGAACTGAACCGATTGAGCGAGGAGTACGACGACCTCGCCGTCGTGGGTATCAACCCGAACGACGCCGAAGCGTACCCCGACGACTCCTTCGAGCGAATGCGGGAACTCGTCGCCGACGGCACGGTGGGCTACGACGCCTATCTCTACGACGAGGACCAGTCCGTCGCGGCGGCCTACGGGGCGCGCTGTACCCCTGACCCGTTCCTGTTCGAGAACGACGACGGCACGTTCCGACTGGCCTACCACGGCCGACTCGACGACGCGCCGAACCCCGACGACGAACCGAGCGAGCGAGAGATGGCGGGCCACGTCGAGACGCTACTGGCTGGCGGGGAACTGACAGCCACCGAGAAGCCGTCCCGTGGCTGTTCCATCAAGTGGAAAGTCGACAACGAACCGGCGTACTGGAACCAGTAA
- a CDS encoding MFS transporter, producing MVSDAQSRLVVGLVGGSHLVNHAYFMLLPPIFGPLKADIGVTDAQLGIALGVVGVVVTALQLPFGSLSDSRSRTSVLAISLTFGAVGAILTATAQSFAWLLAASVVTGVGIAGHHPAHYPLIGAATTEDTRGRAYSVHGFTGALGFAAPPAVVATASTLGVDWRVAIGGIAVVGAVYGAGCLLAFDRYVDAAITHPTNERTRESDEPLPTRIRRELRTLLSSPPIVALTVLWFVTSMAGWGIKQYTATLLSSGYSLPEATANFAVSAMLVTGAVLIFAGGWLTDRYSPGPVLVGGYAALVAVAGLLALGTLPTLGALALVLVLSATVDGSRPARASLADSLSTADSAGKNFGLLTVGISGGAAVAPPVLAVVVERAGVEAAFWAVAAIGVVAIALTAGVLHLGEGGATETVQPGD from the coding sequence GTGGTCTCTGACGCCCAGTCGCGACTCGTCGTGGGCCTCGTCGGCGGGTCTCACCTCGTGAACCACGCCTACTTCATGCTGCTACCGCCGATTTTCGGGCCGTTGAAGGCCGATATCGGCGTGACCGACGCGCAACTGGGTATCGCACTCGGCGTCGTCGGCGTCGTCGTGACGGCCCTGCAACTCCCGTTCGGGTCGCTGTCGGACTCGCGGAGTCGGACCTCGGTGCTGGCTATCTCGTTGACCTTCGGCGCTGTCGGTGCGATTCTCACCGCCACCGCACAGAGTTTCGCGTGGCTGCTCGCTGCGAGCGTCGTCACGGGCGTCGGCATCGCGGGCCACCACCCCGCGCACTACCCGCTCATCGGTGCGGCGACGACGGAGGACACGCGAGGGCGAGCGTACAGCGTCCACGGATTCACCGGGGCGCTCGGATTCGCCGCGCCACCGGCCGTCGTCGCGACGGCCAGTACCCTCGGCGTGGACTGGCGAGTCGCAATCGGTGGTATCGCCGTCGTCGGCGCGGTGTACGGCGCTGGCTGTCTGCTGGCGTTCGACCGCTACGTCGACGCGGCCATCACGCACCCGACGAACGAGCGGACCCGGGAGTCCGACGAGCCGTTGCCGACCAGAATCCGCCGCGAACTTCGGACGCTGCTGTCTTCGCCGCCCATCGTCGCGCTCACCGTCCTCTGGTTCGTCACGTCGATGGCCGGGTGGGGCATCAAACAGTACACGGCGACGCTGCTCTCCTCGGGCTACTCCCTGCCCGAGGCCACCGCCAACTTCGCCGTCTCGGCGATGCTCGTCACCGGCGCGGTGCTCATCTTCGCCGGTGGCTGGCTCACCGACCGGTACTCGCCGGGACCGGTGCTGGTCGGCGGGTACGCCGCGCTGGTCGCCGTCGCTGGCCTGCTAGCGCTCGGGACGCTCCCGACGCTGGGGGCACTCGCGCTGGTGTTGGTCCTCTCGGCCACCGTCGACGGGAGTCGCCCGGCGCGGGCGTCGCTGGCCGACTCGCTCTCGACGGCGGACTCGGCGGGGAAGAACTTCGGCCTGCTCACCGTCGGCATCTCCGGCGGTGCCGCCGTCGCGCCGCCCGTCCTCGCCGTCGTCGTCGAACGGGCGGGCGTCGAGGCGGCGTTCTGGGCCGTCGCCGCCATCGGCGTGGTCGCTATCGCCCTGACGGCCGGTGTCCTCCATCTCGGGGAGGGCGGGGCGACTGAGACGGTTCAGCCCGGCGACTGA
- a CDS encoding Lrp/AsnC family transcriptional regulator, with protein sequence MSSRREILHLLRENARYTTEDLAHMTDFSESEVEAIVEEFEDAGVIRGYQAVVDWGAVETDEERVRATVELNVALDRETNYSDIADRVAKFPEVTSLRLVSGDYDFDLEVEGDSMREVSHFISDKIAPIPEITQTVTHYIMDSYKEQGMTFDDHDDDDRLSVSP encoded by the coding sequence ATGAGCAGTCGCCGCGAGATTCTGCACCTGTTGCGTGAGAACGCCCGCTACACCACCGAAGACCTCGCCCACATGACCGACTTCAGCGAGAGCGAAGTCGAGGCCATCGTCGAGGAGTTCGAGGACGCCGGAGTCATCCGCGGCTATCAGGCCGTCGTCGACTGGGGCGCGGTGGAAACCGACGAGGAGCGAGTGCGAGCGACCGTCGAGTTGAACGTCGCCTTAGACCGCGAGACGAACTACAGCGACATCGCCGACCGCGTCGCGAAGTTCCCCGAGGTCACGTCGCTCCGGTTGGTCAGCGGCGACTACGACTTCGACCTCGAAGTCGAGGGCGACTCGATGCGCGAAGTCTCGCATTTCATCAGCGACAAAATCGCCCCCATCCCCGAGATTACCCAGACGGTGACCCACTACATCATGGACTCCTACAAGGAACAGGGGATGACCTTCGACGACCACGACGACGACGATAGGCTCTCCGTCTCGCCATGA
- a CDS encoding pyridoxal phosphate-dependent aminotransferase, with translation MTFEPADRVDAVPPSGIRRFFELAEEMDDIISLGVGEPDFSAPWAAREAAITSLERGQTSYTANRGKRELRERIARYEDTRHDLTYDPDDEILVTAGASEGLDLAFRALLNPGDSIAVAQPCYVSYVPGAIFAGVDVVDVPTRVEDEFKLTREVLEESGAAEADALVYCYPNNPTGATMTGEELRDVAAFCRENDLVVFADEIYADLTYEHDHTSIATLPGMRERTVVFNGFSKAFAMTGFRLGYAMGPPEAITAMNRIHQYTMLSAPTTAQHAAIEALDNCWEDVTEMTTQYDRRRNYVLSRFEDMGLECFPAAGAFYAFPECPWDDASEFAEALLQSEGVAVVPGTAFGEGGAGHLRISYATGLDDLKEAMNRMESFLD, from the coding sequence ATGACGTTCGAGCCAGCAGACCGGGTCGACGCGGTCCCACCGTCGGGTATCCGCCGCTTCTTCGAGTTGGCCGAGGAGATGGACGACATCATCTCCCTCGGGGTCGGGGAACCGGACTTCTCCGCGCCGTGGGCCGCCCGCGAGGCGGCCATCACGTCGCTCGAACGCGGCCAGACCTCCTATACCGCCAACCGCGGGAAGCGGGAACTGCGCGAGCGAATCGCCCGCTACGAGGACACGCGCCACGACCTCACCTACGACCCCGACGACGAGATTCTGGTCACCGCGGGCGCGAGCGAAGGGCTAGACTTGGCGTTTCGGGCGCTGTTGAACCCCGGCGACAGCATCGCCGTCGCTCAGCCGTGTTACGTCTCGTACGTCCCCGGCGCAATCTTCGCGGGCGTCGACGTGGTCGACGTGCCCACCCGCGTCGAAGACGAGTTCAAACTCACGCGCGAGGTGCTGGAGGAATCCGGCGCGGCCGAGGCCGACGCGCTGGTCTACTGCTACCCGAACAACCCGACGGGCGCGACGATGACCGGCGAGGAACTCCGGGACGTGGCCGCGTTCTGCCGCGAGAACGACCTCGTCGTGTTCGCGGACGAGATTTACGCGGACCTCACGTACGAGCACGACCACACCTCCATCGCGACGTTACCCGGGATGCGCGAGCGAACCGTCGTGTTCAACGGCTTCTCGAAGGCGTTCGCGATGACCGGGTTCCGCCTCGGCTACGCGATGGGACCGCCGGAGGCGATTACCGCGATGAACCGCATCCACCAGTACACGATGCTCTCCGCGCCGACGACGGCCCAGCACGCCGCCATCGAGGCGCTCGACAACTGCTGGGAGGACGTGACAGAGATGACCACGCAGTACGACCGCCGCCGGAACTACGTCCTCTCGCGGTTCGAAGACATGGGTCTGGAGTGTTTCCCCGCCGCGGGGGCCTTCTACGCGTTCCCCGAGTGTCCGTGGGACGACGCGAGCGAGTTCGCCGAGGCGTTACTCCAGTCCGAGGGCGTCGCCGTCGTCCCCGGGACGGCCTTCGGCGAGGGCGGCGCGGGCCACCTCCGCATCTCCTACGCGACGGGATTAGACGACCTCAAAGAGGCGATGAATCGGATGGAGTCGTTCCTCGACTGA